Genomic window (Escherichia fergusonii ATCC 35469):
ATCGGCCACGGTTTCCACATATCCAGAATACGGAAAATCACAAACCCGGCGGCGACCCACTGCCAGTCATTGGTCGGCAATGCCATGAGCGTGATCCACATGCCGATAAATTCGTCCCAGACAATGCTGCCGTGATCGTGCACACCCATATCTTTTGCGGTCTGATGACAAAGATAGACGCCAATACAGATCCCCAGCATGACTACCAGTGAATAGAGCTGCCAGGGCAAAAAGGTCATCAGATACCAGAAAGGGATCGCCGCCAGCGATCCCATCGTACCAGGAACAATCGGGCTTAATCCACTTCCGAATCCGACAGCAAGCAGATGCCACGGATTACTCATCTTCAGGCGACTTTTCGCGACATCTTTATGGCGTGGCAAAATGGTCATATCCTTTCCAGTCAAACGTGACAGGTTCGCCGTCACGGGTAAAATTGACGCCTTCCACATCTGCGCTCATCTGCCCGATACAGGTAAATGGTGCACCCAAATTTG
Coding sequences:
- the pgpA gene encoding phosphatidylglycerophosphatase A, whose protein sequence is MTILPRHKDVAKSRLKMSNPWHLLAVGFGSGLSPIVPGTMGSLAAIPFWYLMTFLPWQLYSLVVMLGICIGVYLCHQTAKDMGVHDHGSIVWDEFIGMWITLMALPTNDWQWVAAGFVIFRILDMWKPWPIRWFDRNVHGGMGIMIDDIVAGVISAGILYFIGHHWPLGILS